A single genomic interval of Salvelinus sp. IW2-2015 unplaced genomic scaffold, ASM291031v2 Un_scaffold1011, whole genome shotgun sequence harbors:
- the LOC112069433 gene encoding alkyldihydroxyacetonephosphate synthase, peroxisomal-like isoform X1: MASNSNSSERQRIAQQRLRIIAAHLHXHEDGNSGIIAKECKIDATGSTEENKGTVPRKRQEIMKWNGWGYSDSKFLFNKKGQAEFTGKRYRLSGMTLPSLQDWFENTFGASVKHKSPATPVLNVSAVPPPRLNEAFVENLKATGIPFSNEAEDRVFRAHGHCLHEIFALREGKTFERVPDMVVWPNCHNDVVKIVELACKHNVCLIPYGGGTSVTSALECPPEETRCIVSLDTSQMNRILWIDEKNLVAHVEAGIIGQDLERLLNEKGYCTGHEPDSMEFSSLGGWVATRASGMKKNVYGNIEDLVIHLKAVTPRGVIEKSCQGPRMSTGPDIHHFILGSEGTLGVVTEVTMKIRPIPEYQKYGSVVFPNFEAGVACLREVAKQRCPPASIRLMDNKQFHFGHALKPQVSSIFTHFVEGLKKFYITKLKGFDPHQLVVATLLFEGDRERVLQHEKQVYDIAATFGGLAAGEDNGQRGYILTFVIAYLRDLGMDYCVVAESFETSVPWDRVTQTYDSGACVYFYFAFNYRGLADPVHTYQQVEHAAREEILANGGSLSHHHGVGKLRKEWMKDSISKVGVGMLKSVKEYVDPENIFGNRNLL, from the exons GCAGGAGATTATGAAGTGGAATGGTTGGGGGTACAGTGACTCCAAATTCCTCTTTAACAAGAAGGGTCAAGCAGAGTTTACAGGGAAAAG GTATAGGCTAAGCGGGATGACCCTGCCCAGTTTGCAAGACTGGTTTGAAAATACCTTTGGTGCCAGTGTGAAGCATAAAAGCCCTGCGACA CCCGTCCTGAATGTCAGCGCTGTGCCGCCGCCCAGACTGAACGAGGCATTCGTAGAGAACCTGAAGGCCACAGGCATCCCATTCTCCAATGAGGCGGAGGACAGGGTGTTCCGTGCCCACG GTCATTGCTTACATGAAATCTTTGCTCTCAGAGAAGGGAAGACATTTGAGCGTGTTCCAGACATGGTGGTGTGGCCAA ACTGCCACAACGATGTGGTGAAAATTGTGGAGCTGGCATGCAAGCACAATGTTTGTTTGATACCGTACGGCG GAGGGACCAGTGTGACCAGTGCTCTAGAGTGCCCCCCGGAGGAAACGCGCTGCATCGTCTCTCTGGATACTTCCCAGATG AACCGCATATTGTGGATCGACGAGAAGAATTTAGTCGCCCACGTTGAAGCTGGCATCATCGGTCAGGATTTGGAGAGATTA ctcAATGAGAAAGGCTACTGTACGGGGCATGAGCCAGACTCCATGGAGTTCAGTTCGCTGGGCGGCTGGGTGGCTACTAGAGCATCAGGCATGAAGAAGAACGTATATGGTAACATTGAGGACCTG GTGATCCACTTAAAGGCGGTGACCCCTCGAGGGGTGATTGAGAAGAGCTGCCAGGGGCCACGCATGTCCACTGGGCCAGACATCCACCACTTCATCCTGGGCTCAGAAG GAACCCTTGGTGTGGTTACCGAGGTAACGATGAAGATCCGACCAATCCCAGAGTACCAGAAGTATGGCTCGGTGGTCTTCCCTAACTTTGAGGCAGGCGTGGCCTGCTTACGAGAGGTTGCCAAGCAG AGGTGTCCACCGGCTTCCATCCGGCTCATGGATAACAAACAGTTTCATTTTG GTCATGCCCTGAAACCTCAAGTGTCGTccattttcacacattttgtcGAAGGGTTAAAGAAGTTCTACATCACCAAG TTGAAAGGTTTCGACCCCCACCAGTTGGTGGTTGCCACCCTTCTGTTTGAAGGGGACCGCGAGAGGGTCCTGCAGCATGAAAAACAAGTTTACGACATCGCAGCAACATTTGG GGGCCTGGCAGCTGGAGAGGACAATGGGCAGAGAGGCTACATACTGACCTTTGTCATCGCTTACCTCCGG GACTTGGGGATGGACTACTGTGTGGTCGCAGAATCCTTTGAGACATCGGTGCCTTGGGACAG AGTGACTCAGACCTATGACTCTGGCGCATGTGTTTACTTCTACTTTGCCTTCAACTACAGAGGACTGGCGGATCCAGTACATACATACCAACAAGTGGAG CATGCTGCCAGAGAGGAGATCCTAGCCAATGGAGGAAGCCTCTCGCACCACCATGGAG tTGGGAAACTTCGGAAGGAGTGGATGAAGGACAGCATCTCTAAGGTGGGCGTCGGGATGCTCAAGTCCGTTAAGGAATACGTGGACCCGGAAAACATTTTCGGCAACCGAAACCTCCTCTAA
- the LOC112069433 gene encoding alkyldihydroxyacetonephosphate synthase, peroxisomal-like isoform X3: MASNSNSSERQRIAQQRLRIIAAHLHXHEDGNSGIIAKECKIDATGSTEENKGTVPRKRQEIMKWNGWGYSDSKFLFNKKGQAEFTGKRYRLSGMTLPSLQDWFENTFGASVKHKSPATPVLNVSAVPPPRLNEAFVENLKATGIPFSNEAEDRVFRAHGHCLHEIFALREGKTFERVPDMVVWPNCHNDVVKIVELACKHNVCLIPYGGGTSVTSALECPPEETRCIVSLDTSQMNRILWIDEKNLVAHVEAGIIGQDLERLLNEKGYCTGHEPDSMEFSSLGGWVATRASGMKKNVYGNIEDLVIHLKAVTPRGVIEKSCQGPRMSTGPDIHHFILGSEGTLGVVTEVTMKIRPIPEYQKYGSVVFPNFEAGVACLREVAKQRCPPASIRLMDNKQFHFGHALKPQVSSIFTHFVEGLKKFYITKLKGFDPHQLVVATLLFEGDRERVLQHEKQVYDIAATFGGLAAGEDNGQRGYILTFVIAYLRDLGMDYCVVAESFETSVPWDSLLIWCKNVKERIIRECRERGVQFQPLTSCRVTQTYDSGACVYFYFAFNYRGLADPVHTYQQVEHAAREEILANGGSLSHHHGVGKLRKEWMKDSISKVGVGMLKSVKEYVDPENIFGNRNLL; this comes from the exons GCAGGAGATTATGAAGTGGAATGGTTGGGGGTACAGTGACTCCAAATTCCTCTTTAACAAGAAGGGTCAAGCAGAGTTTACAGGGAAAAG GTATAGGCTAAGCGGGATGACCCTGCCCAGTTTGCAAGACTGGTTTGAAAATACCTTTGGTGCCAGTGTGAAGCATAAAAGCCCTGCGACA CCCGTCCTGAATGTCAGCGCTGTGCCGCCGCCCAGACTGAACGAGGCATTCGTAGAGAACCTGAAGGCCACAGGCATCCCATTCTCCAATGAGGCGGAGGACAGGGTGTTCCGTGCCCACG GTCATTGCTTACATGAAATCTTTGCTCTCAGAGAAGGGAAGACATTTGAGCGTGTTCCAGACATGGTGGTGTGGCCAA ACTGCCACAACGATGTGGTGAAAATTGTGGAGCTGGCATGCAAGCACAATGTTTGTTTGATACCGTACGGCG GAGGGACCAGTGTGACCAGTGCTCTAGAGTGCCCCCCGGAGGAAACGCGCTGCATCGTCTCTCTGGATACTTCCCAGATG AACCGCATATTGTGGATCGACGAGAAGAATTTAGTCGCCCACGTTGAAGCTGGCATCATCGGTCAGGATTTGGAGAGATTA ctcAATGAGAAAGGCTACTGTACGGGGCATGAGCCAGACTCCATGGAGTTCAGTTCGCTGGGCGGCTGGGTGGCTACTAGAGCATCAGGCATGAAGAAGAACGTATATGGTAACATTGAGGACCTG GTGATCCACTTAAAGGCGGTGACCCCTCGAGGGGTGATTGAGAAGAGCTGCCAGGGGCCACGCATGTCCACTGGGCCAGACATCCACCACTTCATCCTGGGCTCAGAAG GAACCCTTGGTGTGGTTACCGAGGTAACGATGAAGATCCGACCAATCCCAGAGTACCAGAAGTATGGCTCGGTGGTCTTCCCTAACTTTGAGGCAGGCGTGGCCTGCTTACGAGAGGTTGCCAAGCAG AGGTGTCCACCGGCTTCCATCCGGCTCATGGATAACAAACAGTTTCATTTTG GTCATGCCCTGAAACCTCAAGTGTCGTccattttcacacattttgtcGAAGGGTTAAAGAAGTTCTACATCACCAAG TTGAAAGGTTTCGACCCCCACCAGTTGGTGGTTGCCACCCTTCTGTTTGAAGGGGACCGCGAGAGGGTCCTGCAGCATGAAAAACAAGTTTACGACATCGCAGCAACATTTGG GGGCCTGGCAGCTGGAGAGGACAATGGGCAGAGAGGCTACATACTGACCTTTGTCATCGCTTACCTCCGG GACTTGGGGATGGACTACTGTGTGGTCGCAGAATCCTTTGAGACATCGGTGCCTTGGGACAG CCTGTTAATTTGGTGTAAAA ATGTCAAAGAGAGAATTATCAGAGAGTGTAGAGAAAGAGGAGTCCAGTTTCAACCGTTGACCTCATGCAG AGTGACTCAGACCTATGACTCTGGCGCATGTGTTTACTTCTACTTTGCCTTCAACTACAGAGGACTGGCGGATCCAGTACATACATACCAACAAGTGGAG CATGCTGCCAGAGAGGAGATCCTAGCCAATGGAGGAAGCCTCTCGCACCACCATGGAG tTGGGAAACTTCGGAAGGAGTGGATGAAGGACAGCATCTCTAAGGTGGGCGTCGGGATGCTCAAGTCCGTTAAGGAATACGTGGACCCGGAAAACATTTTCGGCAACCGAAACCTCCTCTAA
- the LOC112069433 gene encoding alkyldihydroxyacetonephosphate synthase, peroxisomal-like isoform X2, producing MTLPSLQDWFENTFGASVKHKSPATPVLNVSAVPPPRLNEAFVENLKATGIPFSNEAEDRVFRAHGHCLHEIFALREGKTFERVPDMVVWPNCHNDVVKIVELACKHNVCLIPYGGGTSVTSALECPPEETRCIVSLDTSQMNRILWIDEKNLVAHVEAGIIGQDLERLLNEKGYCTGHEPDSMEFSSLGGWVATRASGMKKNVYGNIEDLVIHLKAVTPRGVIEKSCQGPRMSTGPDIHHFILGSEGTLGVVTEVTMKIRPIPEYQKYGSVVFPNFEAGVACLREVAKQRCPPASIRLMDNKQFHFGHALKPQVSSIFTHFVEGLKKFYITKLKGFDPHQLVVATLLFEGDRERVLQHEKQVYDIAATFGGLAAGEDNGQRGYILTFVIAYLRDLGMDYCVVAESFETSVPWDRVTQTYDSGACVYFYFAFNYRGLADPVHTYQQVEHAAREEILANGGSLSHHHGVGKLRKEWMKDSISKVGVGMLKSVKEYVDPENIFGNRNLL from the exons ATGACCCTGCCCAGTTTGCAAGACTGGTTTGAAAATACCTTTGGTGCCAGTGTGAAGCATAAAAGCCCTGCGACA CCCGTCCTGAATGTCAGCGCTGTGCCGCCGCCCAGACTGAACGAGGCATTCGTAGAGAACCTGAAGGCCACAGGCATCCCATTCTCCAATGAGGCGGAGGACAGGGTGTTCCGTGCCCACG GTCATTGCTTACATGAAATCTTTGCTCTCAGAGAAGGGAAGACATTTGAGCGTGTTCCAGACATGGTGGTGTGGCCAA ACTGCCACAACGATGTGGTGAAAATTGTGGAGCTGGCATGCAAGCACAATGTTTGTTTGATACCGTACGGCG GAGGGACCAGTGTGACCAGTGCTCTAGAGTGCCCCCCGGAGGAAACGCGCTGCATCGTCTCTCTGGATACTTCCCAGATG AACCGCATATTGTGGATCGACGAGAAGAATTTAGTCGCCCACGTTGAAGCTGGCATCATCGGTCAGGATTTGGAGAGATTA ctcAATGAGAAAGGCTACTGTACGGGGCATGAGCCAGACTCCATGGAGTTCAGTTCGCTGGGCGGCTGGGTGGCTACTAGAGCATCAGGCATGAAGAAGAACGTATATGGTAACATTGAGGACCTG GTGATCCACTTAAAGGCGGTGACCCCTCGAGGGGTGATTGAGAAGAGCTGCCAGGGGCCACGCATGTCCACTGGGCCAGACATCCACCACTTCATCCTGGGCTCAGAAG GAACCCTTGGTGTGGTTACCGAGGTAACGATGAAGATCCGACCAATCCCAGAGTACCAGAAGTATGGCTCGGTGGTCTTCCCTAACTTTGAGGCAGGCGTGGCCTGCTTACGAGAGGTTGCCAAGCAG AGGTGTCCACCGGCTTCCATCCGGCTCATGGATAACAAACAGTTTCATTTTG GTCATGCCCTGAAACCTCAAGTGTCGTccattttcacacattttgtcGAAGGGTTAAAGAAGTTCTACATCACCAAG TTGAAAGGTTTCGACCCCCACCAGTTGGTGGTTGCCACCCTTCTGTTTGAAGGGGACCGCGAGAGGGTCCTGCAGCATGAAAAACAAGTTTACGACATCGCAGCAACATTTGG GGGCCTGGCAGCTGGAGAGGACAATGGGCAGAGAGGCTACATACTGACCTTTGTCATCGCTTACCTCCGG GACTTGGGGATGGACTACTGTGTGGTCGCAGAATCCTTTGAGACATCGGTGCCTTGGGACAG AGTGACTCAGACCTATGACTCTGGCGCATGTGTTTACTTCTACTTTGCCTTCAACTACAGAGGACTGGCGGATCCAGTACATACATACCAACAAGTGGAG CATGCTGCCAGAGAGGAGATCCTAGCCAATGGAGGAAGCCTCTCGCACCACCATGGAG tTGGGAAACTTCGGAAGGAGTGGATGAAGGACAGCATCTCTAAGGTGGGCGTCGGGATGCTCAAGTCCGTTAAGGAATACGTGGACCCGGAAAACATTTTCGGCAACCGAAACCTCCTCTAA